One genomic segment of Plasmodium cynomolgi strain B DNA, chromosome 14, whole genome shotgun sequence includes these proteins:
- a CDS encoding chaperonin CPN60 mitochondrial precursor (putative) codes for MHARHAAVLLLVALLGCLLKCGQSVKRKRGVCSKRRGLLSKRLKYINSKLISRRKENYVKAKMTENKVKGKDIIYGNECRNELLRGILTVSDVVKLTLGPRGRNVLLEKEYGSPLIINDGVTIAKNISLKDRKRNNGVKLMQESTNISNDKAGDGTSSTALMTATITRKGIEQVNKNHNPIPIQKGIQLASKMIIEKIKSLSTPIKTYKDILNIATIASNNDTHMGSIIANAYDKLGKNAAIILDDNADINDKLEFTEGYNFDRGIINPYLLYNENKDHIEYNNVSTLITDQNIDNIQSILPILEIFAKNKQPLCIIADDFSNE; via the coding sequence ATGCACGCGAGGCACGCCGCAGTGCTCCTACTGGTGGCCCTGCTGGGCTGCCTGCTCAAGTGCGGGCAAAGCGTCAAGCGAAAGAGGGGAGTATGCAGCAAGCGCAGGGGACTCCTCAGCAAAAGACTCAAATACATTAACAGCAAGCTCATAAgcaggaggaaggaaaactACGTGAAGGCCAAAATGACCGAAAATAAAGTTAAAGGAAAGGATATCATCTACGGAAACGAATGTCGAAATGAGTTGCTACGAGGCATTCTAACCGTCTCAGATGTAGTAAAACTGACATTGGGTCCGAGAGGAAGAAACGTGCTTCTTGAAAAAGAGTATGGAAGTCCATTAATAATTAATGATGGAGTAACgattgcaaaaaatatatcattaaagGACAGGAAGAGAAATAATGGAGTGAAGTTAATGCAGGAGAGTACCAACATATCCAATGATAAAGCAGGAGATGGTACGAGCTCTACAGCCCTAATGACAGCTACCATCACAAGGAAGGGTATTGAGCAAGTTAACAAGAATCACAATCCCATTCcaatacaaaaaggaatacaGCTAGCTTCCAAAATGAttatcgaaaaaattaagtcACTCTCCACTCCAATTAAAACATATAaggatattttaaatatcgCTACTATTGCAAGTAATAACGACACACATATGGGGAGCATCATTGCCAATGCATATGACAAGCTGGGGAAAAACGCTGCCATCATTTTGGATGATAATGCCGATATTAATGACAAGCTAGAGTTCACAGAAGGATACAATTTTGACAGAGGAATTATTAATCCCTACCTTCTCtacaatgaaaataaagaccACATTGAATACAATAACGTTTCTACTCTCATCACGGATCAAAACATCGACAATATTCAGTCcattttacccattttggaGATCTTCGCGAAGAACAAGCAGCCGCTCTGCATCATCGCGGATGACTTCAGCAACGAG